Proteins co-encoded in one Methylobacterium sp. WL1 genomic window:
- a CDS encoding 2-oxo acid dehydrogenase subunit E2, whose translation MSAALQIALPNIGDYRDVPVIELLVKPGDRLAVDDLILSIESDKATMEVPSPVAGTVREILVGVGSKVSEGTPILLVEPAEGGEAADAPLPPPSAGEGTLRSRGGEGQRDGAGFTPVATLPDTALPSPDPLRGPPSPTEGGGSARVAVGRDNPSTAHTGDVHASPSVRQLARELGITLDRVPATGPKGRILREDMHAFVKAALQAPAQAPAAPSGIGAGLPPWPQVDYEKFGPVRREPLSRIQTISGANLSRNWLTIPHVTNFDRADVTEIEAFRVGLNTETRTPPARVTMVAFLIKAAALALRAYPRFNTSLEGSDLVLKDYVHVGFAVDTPKGLMVPVVRDCDRKGLIEIATEMAALADKARAGSLSGSEMQGGCFSVSSLGGIGGDGFTPIINAPEVAILGAARSRTEAVWDGKAFQPRLILPLSLSWDHRVVDGVAAARFLGHIASVLSDLRRAVL comes from the coding sequence ATGAGCGCCGCGCTGCAGATCGCCCTCCCGAATATCGGCGATTACCGGGACGTGCCTGTGATCGAACTCCTGGTGAAGCCGGGCGACCGCCTCGCCGTGGACGACCTGATCCTCAGCATCGAATCCGACAAGGCGACCATGGAGGTCCCCTCCCCGGTGGCCGGCACCGTGCGGGAAATTCTGGTCGGGGTCGGATCGAAGGTCTCGGAGGGGACGCCGATACTTTTGGTCGAGCCTGCGGAGGGCGGTGAGGCGGCCGACGCGCCTCTCCCTCCCCCCTCTGCGGGGGAGGGTACCCTGCGAAGCAGGGGGGGAGAGGGGCAGCGCGACGGGGCGGGTTTCACACCTGTCGCCACTCTTCCGGATACGGCGCTCCCCTCTCCCGACCCCCTTCGGGGGCCACCCTCCCCCACAGAGGGGGGAGGGAGCGCGCGCGTTGCAGTGGGGCGTGACAACCCAAGCACCGCCCACACCGGCGACGTCCACGCCAGCCCGTCGGTGCGCCAGCTCGCCCGCGAGCTCGGGATCACCCTCGACCGGGTGCCCGCCACCGGCCCCAAGGGGCGGATCCTGCGGGAGGACATGCACGCCTTCGTCAAGGCGGCGCTCCAGGCCCCGGCCCAGGCGCCGGCCGCCCCCTCGGGCATCGGCGCCGGCCTGCCGCCCTGGCCGCAGGTGGATTACGAAAAGTTCGGACCGGTGCGGCGCGAGCCCCTGTCGCGGATCCAGACAATCTCCGGGGCCAATCTCAGCCGCAACTGGCTGACCATCCCACACGTGACCAATTTCGACCGGGCCGACGTCACCGAGATCGAGGCGTTCCGGGTCGGACTCAACACGGAGACGCGGACACCGCCGGCGCGGGTGACCATGGTGGCCTTCCTGATCAAGGCCGCCGCCCTCGCGCTGCGGGCCTATCCGCGCTTCAACACCTCCCTGGAGGGCTCCGACCTCGTCCTCAAGGACTACGTCCATGTCGGCTTCGCGGTGGACACCCCGAAGGGCCTGATGGTGCCGGTGGTGCGCGATTGCGACCGCAAGGGCCTGATCGAGATCGCCACCGAGATGGCGGCGCTCGCCGACAAGGCCCGGGCCGGCAGCCTCTCGGGCTCGGAGATGCAGGGCGGCTGTTTCTCGGTGTCGTCGCTCGGCGGCATCGGCGGCGACGGCTTCACCCCGATCATCAACGCCCCCGAGGTCGCGATCCTGGGCGCGGCGCGCTCGCGCACGGAGGCGGTCTGGGACGGCAAGGCGTTTCAGCCGCGCCTGATCCTGCCGCTCAGCCTGTCCTGGGACCACCGGGTCGTGGATGGGGTCGCCGCCGCCCGCTTCCTTGGCCACATCGCGTCGGTCCTGTCGGACCTGCGCCGGGCCGTGCTGTGA
- a CDS encoding response regulator — MPLDQIGQTLASIYDDLMSEGVPEHLAALVRRVRQAEVEPSVAPTPSPQAAEAASPRLALVVEDDPQLRALAETLLEETELEVVGCDSAEAALVVLQARGGDVALVFADIQLAGAMTGLQLARAVATLWPRARLVVTTGQGGRRPDLPSEAVFIAKPWRPFDVLVEAERATTDPAPPVT, encoded by the coding sequence ATGCCGCTCGACCAGATCGGGCAGACGCTGGCGTCGATCTACGACGACCTCATGTCGGAGGGCGTGCCGGAACACCTTGCCGCCCTGGTGCGCCGGGTGCGGCAGGCCGAGGTCGAGCCGTCCGTCGCTCCGACGCCGAGCCCGCAGGCCGCCGAGGCGGCGAGCCCGCGCCTGGCGCTGGTGGTCGAGGACGACCCGCAGCTGCGCGCGCTGGCCGAGACTCTGCTGGAGGAGACCGAGCTCGAGGTCGTCGGCTGCGACAGCGCCGAGGCCGCCCTGGTCGTGCTCCAGGCCCGCGGCGGCGACGTCGCCCTGGTCTTCGCCGACATCCAGCTCGCGGGCGCCATGACCGGTCTTCAGCTCGCCCGCGCGGTGGCGACCCTGTGGCCCCGGGCCCGCCTGGTGGTCACCACCGGCCAGGGCGGCCGCCGGCCGGACCTGCCGAGCGAAGCGGTGTTCATCGCAAAGCCCTGGCGCCCCTTCGACGTGCTGGTGGAGGCCGAGCGGGCGACCACGGATCCGGCACCGCCGGTCACCTGA
- a CDS encoding L,D-transpeptidase — MKTSATALAALLAATVLSAAPALAAPAYDPFGTNGAEEYYSDPGQYGYQGTPGYGQGVQDAPQAQVQPIPREIVAFNAPYAPGTIVVSTAERRLYYVMGNGEAIRYGVGVGRPGFSWSGVNKVTAKREWPSWTPPKAMIARRPDLPRYMAGGIENPLGARAMYIGSTEYRIHGSNEPDTIGQAVSSGCIRMTNDDVTDLYERVKVGAKVVVLN, encoded by the coding sequence ATGAAGACCTCGGCCACCGCCCTCGCGGCGCTCCTTGCCGCAACTGTTCTGTCCGCCGCGCCGGCGCTGGCCGCCCCGGCCTACGATCCCTTCGGCACCAACGGCGCCGAGGAGTATTACTCGGATCCGGGCCAGTACGGGTACCAGGGCACCCCGGGCTACGGCCAGGGCGTGCAGGACGCGCCGCAGGCGCAGGTCCAGCCGATCCCCCGCGAGATCGTGGCGTTCAACGCCCCCTACGCACCGGGCACGATCGTAGTCTCCACCGCCGAGCGCCGCCTGTACTACGTGATGGGTAACGGCGAGGCGATCCGCTACGGCGTCGGCGTCGGCCGGCCGGGCTTCAGCTGGAGCGGCGTCAACAAGGTCACCGCCAAGCGCGAGTGGCCGTCCTGGACGCCCCCGAAGGCCATGATCGCCCGCCGCCCCGACCTGCCGCGCTACATGGCCGGCGGCATCGAGAACCCGCTCGGCGCCCGCGCCATGTATATCGGCAGCACCGAATACCGCATCCACGGCTCCAACGAGCCGGACACGATCGGCCAGGCGGTGTCTTCGGGCTGCATCCGGATGACCAACGACGATGTCACCGATCTGTACGAGCGTGTGAAGGTCGGCGCCAAGGTCGTCGTGCTGAACTGA
- a CDS encoding DUF2147 domain-containing protein, producing MRRSVSALLAVSAALAALAAGGPALAADPAGLWLTETGSSRVKVTPCGGGYCGTIVSAPGKALDAKNPDPALRVRSVVGVQILNAPQADGSGYSGSLYNPNDGKTYSGALRLTGPNALEVSGCVMSVFCKRQTWTRVN from the coding sequence ATGCGGCGTTCGGTTTCGGCGCTACTTGCGGTCTCGGCGGCACTGGCGGCTCTGGCGGCCGGCGGTCCGGCCCTGGCGGCCGATCCGGCGGGCCTCTGGCTGACCGAGACCGGCAGCTCCCGGGTGAAGGTCACCCCCTGCGGCGGCGGCTATTGCGGCACCATCGTCAGCGCCCCCGGCAAGGCGCTGGACGCCAAGAACCCGGACCCGGCCTTGCGGGTCCGCAGCGTCGTCGGCGTGCAGATCCTGAACGCCCCCCAGGCGGACGGATCGGGCTACAGCGGCTCTCTCTACAACCCGAACGACGGGAAGACCTATTCCGGCGCGCTGCGGCTGACCGGCCCGAACGCCCTCGAAGTCTCGGGGTGCGTGATGAGCGTGTTCTGCAAGCGCCAGACCTGGACGCGGGTGAACTGA
- a CDS encoding transglutaminase family protein has product MKIRTGYDIGFSLTQPTPMVLMLSVHPSRMPDLLTPQEIRFDPWVPSHTYRDVYDNVCHRIVAPPGLMTISADFTIQDSGLLDAYVPEAQQIPVQDLPDDVMVFLLGSRYCDTDKLSQTAWSLFGNTPEGWARVQAIVAYTHERIRFDYQRADATRTAHDGFMQREGVCRDFAHLAVAFCRCMNIPARYATGYLGDIGVPKDPAPMDFSAWFEVYLQGPDGPRWYTFDARHNRQRIGRIVMARGRDATDCAISTNFGYAHLARFDVHTDEVA; this is encoded by the coding sequence ATGAAGATCAGGACGGGTTACGATATCGGCTTCAGCCTGACCCAGCCCACGCCCATGGTCCTGATGCTCAGCGTCCATCCCTCCCGGATGCCCGACCTGCTGACCCCGCAGGAGATCCGGTTCGATCCGTGGGTCCCGTCGCATACGTACCGGGACGTGTACGACAACGTCTGCCATCGCATCGTCGCGCCGCCCGGCCTGATGACGATCTCGGCCGACTTCACGATCCAGGATTCCGGGCTCCTCGACGCCTACGTCCCGGAGGCCCAGCAGATCCCGGTCCAGGACCTGCCGGACGACGTGATGGTCTTCCTGCTGGGCTCCCGCTACTGCGACACCGACAAGCTCTCCCAGACGGCCTGGTCGCTGTTCGGCAACACGCCCGAGGGCTGGGCCCGGGTGCAGGCGATCGTCGCCTACACGCACGAGCGCATCCGGTTCGACTACCAGCGCGCCGACGCGACCCGCACCGCCCATGACGGCTTCATGCAGCGCGAGGGCGTCTGCCGCGACTTCGCGCATCTCGCGGTGGCGTTCTGCCGGTGCATGAACATCCCGGCCCGCTACGCCACCGGCTACCTCGGCGACATCGGCGTGCCGAAGGACCCGGCGCCGATGGATTTCTCCGCCTGGTTCGAGGTCTACCTCCAGGGACCCGACGGCCCGCGCTGGTACACGTTCGACGCGAGGCACAATCGCCAGCGGATCGGCCGCATCGTCATGGCCCGGGGCCGCGATGCCACCGACTGCGCGATCTCGACCAATTTCGGCTACGCCCACCTGGCGCGCTTCGACGTCCACACCGACGAGGTCGCGTGA
- the alaS gene encoding alanine--tRNA ligase, giving the protein MSGVNEIRSTFLDFFARAGHEAVPSSSLVPKNDPTLMFTNAGMVQFKNVFTGIEKRGYDRATTAQKCVRAGGKHNDLDNVGYTARHHTFFEMLGNFSFGDYFKDRAIELAWTLITKEFGLKPDRLLVTVYADDDEAANLWKKIAGFPDEKIIRIGTSDNFWQMGDTGPCGPCSEIFIDQGPALQGGPPGSPDEDGDRFLEFWNLVFMQYEQLEPGVRNPLPRPSIDTGMGLERMAAILQGVHSNYDTDLFKALIDAVAHAVSRAPEPATMASYRVIADHLRAASFLVADGVLPGNEGRGYVLRRIMRRAMRHAEILGAREPTMYRLVPTLVREMGQAYPELMRAEALIGETLKLEETRFRRTLERGLSILDSETRDLKAGENLSGDTAFTLYDTYGFPLDLTQDALKARGIGVDTEAFTAAMQRQKQAAREAWKGSGEAATETVWFGIRERVGATEFLGYETEAAEGIVTALLRDGAEVKSLEAGQTGLALVNQTPFYAESGGQVGDTGLILAAGLKVRVTGTEKKLGDLFVHHVSVEAGTLGLEQAVELKVDHARRKAIRANHSATHLLHEALRQVLGDHVAQKGSLVSPERLRFDISHPKPIEADELARVEDIANAVLLQNAPVVTKLMAVDDAIASGARALFGEKYGDEVRVVSMGLPVDASGAETDRGRLKNFSIELCGGTHAGRTGDIGAITIVSDSAVGAGVRRIEALTADAARRHRAEEARTLAALAGILKAPVAEAPDRLTALMEDKRRLERELADTRRKLAMGGETGSGSNARQSEIGGVAFRRSVVEGLDMRDLKPIIDEEKKRLGSGIVAIVGVAADGKAGLVVGVTEDLTGRYDAVGLVRAGAGALGGKGGGGRRDMAQAGGPNGAGAEAALDAIEQALTDAA; this is encoded by the coding sequence ATGAGCGGCGTCAACGAGATCCGGTCGACCTTCCTCGACTTCTTCGCGCGTGCGGGACACGAGGCCGTGCCCTCCTCGAGCCTCGTTCCGAAGAACGATCCCACGCTGATGTTCACGAACGCCGGCATGGTGCAGTTCAAGAACGTCTTCACGGGCATCGAGAAGCGCGGCTACGACCGGGCCACCACGGCGCAGAAATGCGTGCGGGCCGGCGGCAAGCACAACGACCTGGACAACGTCGGCTATACCGCGCGCCATCACACGTTCTTCGAGATGCTCGGCAACTTCTCGTTCGGCGACTACTTCAAGGACCGCGCGATCGAGCTGGCCTGGACGCTGATCACCAAGGAATTCGGCCTCAAGCCCGACCGGCTGCTCGTCACCGTCTACGCCGACGACGACGAGGCCGCGAACCTGTGGAAAAAGATCGCCGGCTTCCCGGATGAGAAGATCATCCGGATCGGGACCTCCGACAACTTCTGGCAGATGGGCGACACCGGCCCCTGTGGCCCGTGCTCGGAGATCTTCATCGACCAGGGCCCGGCGCTCCAGGGCGGACCGCCCGGCTCCCCGGACGAGGACGGCGACCGCTTCCTCGAGTTCTGGAACCTCGTGTTCATGCAGTACGAGCAGCTGGAGCCGGGGGTGCGCAACCCGCTGCCCCGGCCCTCGATCGATACCGGCATGGGCCTGGAGCGCATGGCCGCGATCCTCCAGGGCGTGCACTCGAACTACGACACGGACCTGTTCAAGGCGCTGATCGACGCCGTGGCGCACGCCGTCTCGCGGGCGCCCGAGCCCGCCACGATGGCGTCCTACCGGGTGATCGCCGACCACCTGCGCGCCGCCTCGTTCCTGGTCGCCGACGGTGTGCTGCCGGGCAACGAGGGGCGCGGCTACGTGCTGCGCCGGATCATGCGCCGGGCCATGCGGCATGCCGAGATCCTCGGCGCCCGCGAGCCGACCATGTACCGCCTGGTGCCGACGCTGGTGCGCGAGATGGGCCAAGCCTATCCCGAGTTGATGCGCGCCGAGGCGCTGATTGGCGAGACCCTGAAGCTGGAGGAGACCCGCTTCCGCCGCACCCTGGAACGGGGTCTATCGATCCTCGATTCCGAGACGCGCGATCTCAAGGCCGGCGAAAACCTCTCGGGCGACACCGCCTTCACCCTGTACGACACCTACGGCTTCCCCCTCGACCTCACCCAGGACGCCCTCAAGGCCCGGGGCATCGGGGTCGACACCGAGGCGTTCACGGCCGCGATGCAGCGCCAGAAGCAGGCGGCGCGCGAGGCCTGGAAGGGCTCCGGCGAGGCCGCCACCGAGACGGTCTGGTTCGGCATCCGCGAGCGCGTCGGCGCCACCGAGTTCCTGGGTTACGAGACCGAGGCCGCCGAGGGCATCGTGACCGCGCTGCTGCGCGACGGCGCCGAGGTGAAGAGCCTCGAGGCGGGGCAGACCGGCCTCGCGCTGGTCAACCAGACGCCGTTCTACGCCGAATCCGGCGGACAGGTCGGCGATACCGGCCTGATCCTGGCGGCGGGCCTGAAGGTCCGCGTCACCGGAACCGAGAAGAAGCTCGGGGACCTGTTCGTCCACCACGTCAGCGTGGAGGCGGGTACCCTCGGGCTCGAACAGGCCGTGGAGCTGAAGGTCGACCACGCCCGCCGCAAGGCGATCCGTGCCAACCACTCGGCCACGCACCTCCTGCACGAGGCCCTGCGGCAGGTTCTCGGCGACCACGTCGCCCAGAAGGGCTCTCTCGTCAGCCCGGAGCGGCTGCGCTTCGACATCAGCCATCCGAAGCCGATCGAGGCGGACGAGCTGGCCCGGGTCGAGGACATCGCCAACGCGGTGCTGCTCCAGAACGCCCCGGTGGTGACCAAGCTGATGGCCGTGGACGACGCCATCGCGTCCGGCGCCCGGGCCCTGTTCGGCGAGAAGTACGGCGACGAGGTCCGGGTCGTCTCGATGGGCCTGCCGGTGGACGCGTCCGGCGCCGAGACCGACCGCGGCCGGCTCAAGAACTTCTCCATCGAGCTGTGCGGCGGCACCCATGCCGGGCGCACCGGCGATATCGGGGCGATCACCATCGTCAGCGACAGCGCGGTCGGGGCCGGCGTCCGCCGGATCGAGGCGCTTACCGCTGACGCGGCGCGCCGCCACCGGGCCGAGGAGGCCCGCACGCTGGCCGCGCTGGCCGGCATCCTGAAGGCCCCGGTCGCGGAGGCGCCAGACCGCCTCACCGCGCTGATGGAGGACAAGCGTCGCCTGGAGCGGGAGCTCGCCGACACAAGGCGCAAGCTGGCGATGGGTGGTGAGACCGGATCGGGGTCCAACGCCCGCCAGAGCGAGATCGGCGGCGTGGCATTCCGGCGCTCGGTGGTCGAGGGGCTCGACATGCGCGACCTCAAGCCGATCATCGACGAGGAGAAGAAGCGCCTGGGCTCCGGCATCGTGGCGATCGTCGGGGTCGCGGCCGACGGCAAGGCGGGCCTCGTGGTCGGCGTCACCGAGGACCTGACCGGCCGTTACGACGCGGTCGGGCTGGTGCGGGCCGGGGCGGGCGCGCTCGGCGGCAAGGGTGGCGGCGGCCGTCGCGACATGGCTCAGGCCGGCGGCCCCAACGGTGCCGGTGCCGAGGCGGCGCTCGACGCGATCGAGCAGGCGCTGACCGACGCGGCTTGA
- a CDS encoding transglycosylase SLT domain-containing protein — protein MQGRTVGSPRNVTGQQGRFGSGRADAITAQPMLGRAHGSVPALARSVLTISLIAGGLSAALIGSGVDLGKVGLSQAVSSAQAATEPPMPRPRIHTVALSEELERTPLRASASFAAVHDLDTAVGSNGVDRVSYDFLLSESAGGDPNDILEFGPMKIRRHLVQTIVRAAQAVQTDPVLLMAVADKESSFVTAVQAKTSSATGLYQFIERTWLGVVRDFGAKYGLEKEAALVTADANDRPAITDAAERARVLELRRDPYLSALMAGEMLKRDAGRIAQRIGRELTLGEVYLAHFLGADDAGEFLANVVNKPAAAAAVLLPGPARANRSIFFAAGRFVGRGRHRKPASLSVAQVHEKFEAMMSTRGTRYQNVQAVSGIMAYADAATGVATQ, from the coding sequence ATGCAGGGCCGCACGGTCGGATCGCCGAGGAACGTCACGGGTCAGCAGGGCCGGTTCGGCTCCGGCCGGGCCGATGCCATCACCGCACAGCCGATGCTCGGCCGTGCCCACGGGAGCGTCCCGGCGCTGGCCCGCTCGGTGCTGACGATATCGCTGATCGCCGGCGGCCTCAGCGCCGCGCTGATCGGCTCGGGGGTCGATCTCGGCAAGGTCGGGCTGAGCCAGGCGGTCTCCTCCGCGCAGGCCGCCACCGAGCCGCCGATGCCGCGCCCGCGCATCCACACCGTCGCTCTCAGCGAGGAGCTGGAGCGGACCCCGCTGCGCGCGTCTGCGAGCTTTGCCGCCGTGCACGACCTCGACACCGCCGTAGGCTCCAACGGCGTCGACCGCGTGTCCTACGATTTCCTGCTCTCGGAGAGCGCCGGCGGCGACCCGAACGACATCCTCGAATTCGGCCCGATGAAGATCCGGCGCCACCTGGTGCAGACGATCGTGCGGGCCGCCCAGGCGGTGCAGACCGACCCGGTCCTGCTCATGGCGGTGGCCGACAAGGAGTCGAGCTTCGTCACCGCGGTCCAGGCCAAGACCTCCTCGGCCACAGGCCTCTATCAGTTCATCGAGCGCACCTGGCTCGGCGTGGTCCGCGACTTCGGCGCCAAGTACGGGCTGGAGAAGGAGGCCGCGCTGGTCACCGCCGACGCCAACGACCGGCCGGCGATCACCGACGCCGCCGAGCGCGCCCGGGTGCTCGAGTTGCGCCGCGACCCTTATCTCTCGGCGCTGATGGCCGGCGAGATGCTGAAGCGCGACGCCGGCCGCATCGCCCAGCGCATCGGCCGCGAACTCACCCTCGGCGAGGTCTACCTCGCCCACTTCCTGGGCGCGGACGATGCCGGGGAGTTCCTGGCCAACGTCGTCAACAAGCCGGCCGCCGCCGCGGCCGTGCTGCTGCCCGGCCCGGCCCGGGCCAACCGCTCGATCTTCTTCGCCGCCGGACGCTTCGTCGGCCGCGGCCGGCACCGCAAGCCGGCCAGCCTCTCGGTGGCGCAGGTCCACGAGAAGTTCGAGGCGATGATGAGCACCCGCGGCACGCGGTACCAGAACGTCCAGGCGGTCTCGGGGATCATGGCCTACGCGGACGCCGCCACCGGCGTCGCCACGCAGTAA
- the lpdA gene encoding dihydrolipoyl dehydrogenase: MTETREIRVPDIGDFSGVPVIEIPVAPGDAIARDQTLLVVESDKATLDIPAPFAGRLIEILVGLGDTVSAGTLIARVAREAETTASVDAPAVAPPDESCDVLVIGGGPGGYAAAFRAADLGQRVILVEREATLGGVCLNVGCIPSKALLHVAAVTEEAGRLAAHGISFGPPAIDLDKLRTFKAGTVRRLTDGLTQMARQRKVEVVRGTARFTGANTVSVALQAGGSRAVAFRSAIVAAGSSPVSLPMLPDDPRIVNSTGALELPFVPRRLLVIGGGIIGLEMATVYSALGARVDVVERLPNLLEGVDRDLVAVWTKRNAQRFDRVLTGAEVVSATATPDGIAVTLAGEPEPRVYDLVLQAAGRRPNSDGLGLDAAGVAVERGFVPVDSQMRTTVPHILAVGDLVGQPMLAHKAVHQGHVAAEVAAGHKAGFDAAVIPSVAYTDPEIAWAGLTETAAKAAGRAVAVARFPWAASGRAIANGADYGLTKLLFDAETQRIVGGAIVGPSAGDMLGEIVLAIEMGADATDIGRTIHPHPTLGETIGLAAEAALGLCTDLPPARR; encoded by the coding sequence ATGACCGAGACCCGCGAGATCCGCGTCCCCGATATCGGCGACTTTTCCGGCGTGCCCGTCATCGAGATCCCGGTGGCGCCGGGGGACGCCATCGCGCGCGACCAGACCCTGCTGGTGGTTGAATCCGACAAGGCGACCCTCGACATCCCCGCGCCTTTCGCCGGCCGATTGATCGAGATCCTGGTCGGCCTCGGCGACACCGTGTCGGCCGGGACCCTGATCGCCCGCGTGGCCAGGGAGGCGGAGACGACAGCGTCCGTCGATGCGCCCGCCGTCGCGCCCCCGGATGAGTCCTGCGACGTCCTCGTGATCGGCGGCGGGCCCGGCGGCTACGCGGCCGCTTTCCGGGCCGCGGACCTCGGGCAGCGCGTAATCCTGGTGGAGCGGGAGGCGACGCTGGGGGGCGTCTGCCTGAATGTCGGCTGCATCCCCTCGAAGGCGCTGCTGCACGTGGCCGCCGTCACGGAAGAAGCCGGTCGCCTCGCCGCCCACGGGATCAGCTTCGGCCCGCCGGCGATCGACCTCGACAAGCTCCGGACGTTCAAGGCCGGCACCGTGCGGCGCCTGACCGACGGGCTCACCCAGATGGCGCGCCAGCGCAAGGTCGAGGTCGTGCGCGGCACCGCGCGCTTCACCGGGGCGAACACGGTCTCGGTCGCGCTGCAGGCGGGCGGCAGCCGCGCCGTCGCGTTCAGGAGCGCCATCGTGGCGGCGGGCTCGTCGCCGGTGTCCCTGCCGATGCTGCCGGACGACCCCCGCATCGTGAACTCGACGGGCGCGCTGGAGCTACCGTTCGTGCCCCGCCGCCTGCTGGTGATCGGCGGCGGCATCATCGGCCTGGAGATGGCGACGGTCTACAGCGCGCTCGGCGCCCGGGTCGACGTGGTCGAGCGCCTGCCGAACCTGCTGGAGGGGGTGGACCGGGACCTCGTGGCGGTCTGGACCAAGCGCAACGCCCAACGGTTCGACCGGGTCCTGACCGGCGCGGAGGTTGTCTCGGCCACCGCCACCCCGGACGGCATCGCCGTCACGCTCGCGGGCGAGCCGGAGCCGCGGGTCTACGACCTCGTACTCCAGGCCGCGGGTCGGCGTCCGAACAGCGATGGGCTGGGCCTCGACGCGGCGGGCGTCGCGGTGGAGCGCGGCTTCGTGCCCGTGGACTCGCAGATGCGGACCACCGTGCCGCACATCCTGGCGGTGGGCGACCTCGTCGGGCAGCCGATGCTGGCCCACAAGGCGGTCCACCAGGGCCACGTCGCCGCCGAGGTGGCGGCCGGCCACAAGGCCGGGTTCGACGCCGCGGTGATCCCGTCGGTGGCCTATACCGATCCCGAGATCGCCTGGGCCGGCCTCACCGAGACCGCCGCGAAAGCCGCCGGCCGGGCCGTCGCGGTGGCGCGCTTCCCCTGGGCCGCCTCGGGCCGGGCCATCGCCAACGGCGCCGATTACGGGCTGACCAAGCTGCTGTTCGACGCGGAGACGCAGCGGATCGTCGGCGGCGCCATCGTGGGGCCGAGCGCGGGCGACATGCTCGGCGAGATCGTGCTCGCCATCGAGATGGGCGCCGACGCCACCGACATCGGCCGCACGATCCACCCGCACCCGACGCTCGGCGAGACCATCGGGCTCGCGGCCGAGGCGGCGCTCGGCCTCTGCACCGACCTGCCGCCAGCCCGGCGGTAG
- a CDS encoding transglutaminase family protein produces the protein MPILSVRHRTVYRYRRPVAFGEHRIMFRPRDSYDQRLIEASLEITPEPTALRWMFDVFGNCVAVATFGGRAETLTFVCGITLDHTPEHAPVFPLAPHATHYPFGYGVEDMPDLSRSIERQWPDPRHEVDAWARSFIPADGRIPTQELLADMTRSVRANFTYLARSEKGVQEPLTTLRSKRGSCRDFAVLMMEAVRALGMAARFVSGYLYNPRNDRARHVGGGSTHAWLQVYLPGAGWIEFDPTNGIVGNRDLIRVAVARDPAQAVPLHGSFFGLASDDLGMRVDVDVVELPDDEARTPGFEAHPPIVAR, from the coding sequence TTGCCGATCCTGTCCGTCCGTCACCGCACGGTCTACCGGTACCGGCGCCCGGTCGCCTTCGGCGAGCACCGGATCATGTTCCGGCCCCGGGACAGCTACGACCAGCGCCTGATCGAGGCCTCACTCGAGATCACACCCGAGCCCACGGCCCTGCGCTGGATGTTCGACGTGTTCGGCAATTGCGTCGCGGTGGCGACCTTCGGGGGCCGGGCCGAGACCCTGACCTTCGTGTGCGGGATCACCCTCGACCACACCCCCGAGCACGCCCCGGTCTTCCCGCTGGCGCCCCACGCCACCCATTACCCGTTCGGGTACGGGGTCGAGGACATGCCCGACCTGTCGCGGTCGATCGAGCGGCAATGGCCCGATCCGCGCCACGAGGTCGATGCCTGGGCGCGCAGCTTCATCCCGGCCGACGGCCGGATCCCGACCCAGGAGCTGCTCGCCGACATGACCCGGAGCGTGCGGGCGAACTTCACCTACCTCGCCCGCTCCGAGAAGGGCGTGCAGGAGCCGCTGACGACTCTGCGCAGCAAGCGCGGCTCGTGCCGGGACTTCGCGGTGCTGATGATGGAGGCGGTCCGGGCGCTCGGCATGGCCGCCCGGTTCGTCTCCGGATACCTGTATAACCCGCGCAACGACCGCGCCCGCCATGTCGGCGGCGGCTCGACCCATGCATGGCTGCAGGTCTACCTGCCGGGCGCCGGCTGGATCGAGTTCGACCCGACCAACGGGATCGTCGGCAACCGCGACCTGATCCGCGTGGCGGTGGCGCGCGATCCGGCGCAGGCCGTGCCGCTGCACGGCTCGTTCTTCGGGCTCGCCAGCGACGATCTCGGCATGCGGGTGGACGTCGACGTGGTCGAATTGCCTGACGACGAGGCACGAACACCAGGATTTGAAGCTCATCCGCCGATCGTGGCGCGTTGA